Proteins from a single region of Hydra vulgaris chromosome 12, alternate assembly HydraT2T_AEP:
- the LOC136089127 gene encoding uncharacterized protein LOC136089127 gives MAKITRLKARAYLFEEESLIENLTQITFATNKELILNFQFKRSSNKLTPSKRFIGCTDGPDKFAKCSGLVNCPDNCILFAVKKPWLDGGYKDGLLTDKSIRNNITRLIDSWETLKKSKNKDSKAAEKSREEFKEKGEQVFWIGKDNIKEILKKTSLDKLSYYVDIQFLKDQKSSRLMTLGSKDMRYKTVNKDKKPLKSCNIKQLPQIDESTTDLELLSDISDMSTESDISFDLSQPGPSNAKQELRKGFVKDIAMTSVSKNISSRDLVHVCTDLIVSSGRNVADFSMSHSTIWRAQKKSIRENAEQYKKNVKIATAKATFPIIAHFDGKIIEDITEGIKSKRDRFAVSVNIDGKVKLLGIPAIDRGTGQAQYDALVKILDEYGICDDVKGLCFDTTATNTGRLSGTNVRFSHKQNSILLELACRRHVYELHLKHFCERQCSGKTKSPENLMFKRFQLNWNDIKSSIDSSKFVKYDTQSIATTFLEIHKLNAVKYCEIALKKNTFPRGDYKELLKLTLMYLCPERDFKIQAPGCVSHARFMSKAIYYLKIRILSLQLSYELTDDQKNEVQSTAEFISIFYTVWFLKTSLPYAAPYQDIKAYWQMTKYRGYIEQYVQNSETILNGIDATMVSMESHLWYLDETLIPLALLDQGISVAEREEVAKMVFSKPVPEFIRHSEKLNLLKTLNFNLEKPPSIAQLVGENSWFIFSLLNLTKLNDKLWLNSPAPLWEYIEQFKIFSQFVSNLAVVNDVSERSIKVVSDFVNNVHNEDDRQDLLLAIHQRRENLNKAKTKEDLQLAYQAIAK, from the exons atggCTAAAATTACGAGACTAAAAGCTAGAGCTTATTTATTTGAAGAAGAAAGCCTGATAGAAAACTTAACTCAGATAACTTTTGCAACAAATAAAGAATTAATTCTTAACTTTCAGTTTAAAAGATCTAGTAACAAGTTAACTCCATCCAAAAGGTTTATTGGTTGTACTGATGGGCCCGATAAATTCGCAAAGTGCTCCGGACTTGTCAATTGCCCTGACAACTGTATTctttttgcagtaaaaaaacCATGGTTAGACGGAGGTTATAAAGATGGATTATTAACGGATAAATCTATAag GAATAATATTACTCGTTTAATCGATAGTTGGGAGACATTAAAGAAAAGTAAGAATAAAGACTCTAAAGCAGCAGAGAAATCTAGGGAAGAATTCAAAGAGAAGGGGGAGCAGGTATTTTGGATTGGTAAAGATAATATTAaggaaatcttaaaaaaaacgaGCCTTGATAAACTTTCATACTATGTTGATatccaatttttaaaagaccAAAAGTCCAGTCGTCTAATGACTTTGGGGAGCAAAGACATGAGATATAAAACGGTAAATAAAGATAAGAAgcctttaaaaagttgtaatattaAACAGTTACCCCAAATAGACGAATCAACTACAGATCTAGAGCTTCTCTCAGATATCAGTGACATGAGTACAGAATCagatatttcttttgatttatCGCAACCCGGCCCAAGTAACGCAAAACAAGAGTTAAGGAAAggttttgttaaagatattgcCATGACATcagtctcaaaaaatatttcatcaagaGATCTAGTGCATGTATGTACGGATTTAATCGTAAGTTCAGGCAGAAATGTGGCTGATTTTTCAATGTCTCATTCAACTATTTGGCGAgctcaaaaaaaatctattcgGGAAAATGCTGAACAAtataagaaaaatgtaaaaattgctACCGCTAAAGCTACTTTTCCCATAATAGcacattttgatggaaaaattatCGAAGACATCACAGAAggtataaaatcaaaaagagaTCGATTTGCGGTCTCGGTAAATATTGATGGTAAAGTGAAGCTCCTTGGCATTCCAGCAATTGATCGTGGTACTGGACAAGCTCAATACGATGCTTTAGTTAAAATACTGGATGAGTATGGAATATGTGATGACGTGAAAGGTTTATGTTTTGATACAACAGCTACAAATACAGGAAGACTTTCTGGTACAAATGTCAGGTTTAGTCATAAACAAAACTCAATTCTACTAGAGCTGGCTTGCAGGAGGCATGTTTATGAGTTACATCTAAAACACTTCTGTGAAAGACAGTGCAGTGGAAAAACTAAATCTCCAGAAAACCTAATGTTTAAACGGTTCCAATTAAACTGGAATGACATTAAAAGTAGCATTGACTCTtcaaagtttgtaaaatatgaCACTCAATCTATTGCTACCACTTTCTTAGAAATCCATAAACTCAATGCTGTAAAATATTGCGAGAttgctctaaaaaaaaacacttttcccAGAGGGGACTACAAGGAGTTATTGAAACTAACCCTAATGTACTTATGCCCTGaaagagattttaaaattcaaGCTCCAGGGTGCGTGTCTCATGCACGTTTTATGTCCAAAGCTATTTATTATCTCAAGATTCGGATATTGAGTTTGCAACTGTCTTATGAATTGACAGACGATCAAAAGAACGAAGTGCAATCTACTGCTGAGTTTATCTCAATCTTTTATACCGTCTGGTTTTTAAAAACCTCTTTACCTTACGCTGCGCCTTACCAAGATATAAAAGCCTATTGGCAAATGACAAAATATAGAGGTTACATAGAACAATATGTTCAGAAttctgaaacaattttaaatggaATTGATGCCACAATGGTTTCAATGGAATCACATTTATGGTACCTTGATGAAACTTTAATTCCGCTGGCTCTTCTAGACCAAGGTATTTCTGTTGCAGAGAGAGAAGAAGTTGCAAAAATGGTCTTTTCGAAACCAGTTCCTGAATTTATTCGGCATTccgaaaaattaaatttgttaaaaactcttAACTTTAACCTAGAAAAACCACCAAGTATTGCCCAACTAGTGGGAGAAAACTCTTGGTTcatatttagtttgttaaacCTTACTAAGCTAAATGATAAACTTTGGTTAAACAGCCCGGCACCACTATGGGAGTATATTGAacagtttaagattttttcccAGTTTGTTTCCAACCTTGCAGTGGTTAACGACGTTTCTGAAAGATCTATTAAAGTTGTATCAGACTTTGTAAATAACGTTCACAATGAAGACGATCGTCAGGACTTACTGCTAGCTATTCACCAAAGGAGAGAAAACCTTAACAAGGCAAAGACTAAAGAAGATTTGCAATTAGCATATCAAGCAATTGCAAAATag